From the genome of Diabrotica virgifera virgifera chromosome 8, PGI_DIABVI_V3a:
ttaaaaaacaaatagccctgatttatgagctatttatgagctctcatattccgcaaactaaaaattttgagctcgttccactgagcaggaatttaataccctagtggggggggggctgagtcagccccccccactacttaaaaataggaatattgaatcggtttttgcggcagaattacgagctatttatgagctcttgaaattatatagtttcgatttttgagctcatccccttcacccccaaacaaccctttaattgatttaacttaagagaaagatgctgagaaaacttaaaatatatcgtattgcggatataattcctatagcttatatactctaagaataaactattaaatcaagggcatttcgattattgagctacaaccccttcgcaagaaaaccaccctatcttcccggcttaagagaaagttgtacttaaaatgcgttaaactaattatttggcgactacatatcatttaataatttataagcttccaaattacgcgcatttagatcagtaaattgcaatttattttgtatagtgcagtcactgaaggtaaaaatcaacgattaccttcaattttggtaaaccttcatcgattttcacgaaaattggtcagtggttagaggatacgtcaagaaacaaaggtgacatggtaccaccttgcgcctttaccctgagggtggatactgccccttctcgggggtgaaaattattttataaaaaataactgcacaaatcaataaaagaacaaattaaatgcaaaatttattatataaagttaataaaataagtcaatactttttaagttattaaagatcaaagattttaattacatatttgtgaaaaaaatgcatgttttgaagaggttttttgtaaatcactgaaaaactgtaagtttttacaaaaaagttaatagtagtttaattcgtatagcttatattctaagaataaactctaaaatcacgcgcctttcgattattgaactacaaccccttcgcaagaaaaccatcccatattcccggcttaagagagggttgtacttaaaataatttaaattaattatttgtcgactatacattgtttaataatttatgagctcgcaaaatatacgcatctcaattattgaattgccattttctttctatagtgcagtcactgaaggtaaaaatcaactatgaccttcgatttcggtaaatctccattcattttcacgaaaattggtgagcggattttgatactatcaactttttctggatcttatttttgatgggtatttagtacctaagtgttataaaatgcatctttttcccgttatttaagcttgaacccttagatttgaacagtcgcggaaaaaaatatacatttaattaccaataacttactttaaattaacattaaaggtttttcaagtaagcaatttattatattttttattagcttcaattttagtaatgaaaacttttttgtaaaaacttacagtttttgagtcatttatgaaaaatcgctctaaagcatgcattttctttccaaaaattaaaatatttgatctttaataactcaaaaagtattgatttattttaatcacattatataacaaattttgcttacaatttgtccctctctcgatttgtggggttatttttaataaagtaattttcactcccgagaaggggtgacatataccccaggctaaaaccccaagttgttattgtcaattcgtgaaaataaatggagatttaccgaaatcgaaggtaatagttgatttttaccttcagtgactgcactatagaaagaaaatggcaattcaataattgagatgcgtatattttgcaagctaataaattattaaacgatatgtagtcgccaaataatcaatttaaattattttaagaacaactctctcttaagccgggaaaatggggtcgttttcttgcgaaggggttgtagctatataatcgaaaggtgcgtgatttaagagtttattcttagaatataagctatacgaattaaactactattaacttttttgtaataacttacagtttttcagtgatttacaaaaaacctcttcaaaatatgcatttttttcacaaatatgtaattaaaatctttgatctttaataacttaaaaagtattgacttattttattaactttatataataaattttgcatttaatttgttcttttattgatttgtgcagttattttttataaaataattttcacccccgagaaggggcggtatccacccagggtaaaggcgcaaggtggtaccatgtcacctttgtttcttgacgtatcctctaaccactgaccaattttcgtgaaaatcgatgaaggttcaccgaacttgaaggtaatcgttgatttttaccttcagtgactgcactatacaaaataaattgcaatttacttatctaaattcgcgtaatttggaagcttataaattattaaatgatatgtagtcgccaaataattagtttaacgcattttaagtacaactttctcttaagccgggaagatagggtggttttcttgcgaaggggttgtagctcaataatcgaaatgcccttgatttaatagtttattcttagagtatataagctataggaattatatccgcaatacgatatattttaagttttctcagcatctttctcttaagttaaatcaattaaagggttgtttgggggtgaaggggatgagctcaaaaatcgaaactatataatttcaagagctcataaatagctcgtaattctgctgcaaaaaccgattcaatattcctatttttaagtagtggggggggggggctgactcagccccccccactagggtattaaattcctgctcagtggaacgagctcaaaatttttaatttgcggaatatgagagctcataaatagctcataaatcagggctatttgttttttaatttttgcaagtgggggggggccagctcaacacgggtggaGTGGCCGTGGTTaagggaaaaatcgattccattaaggaatagCCAGAACCCACACAAACATCAATTGAGAAGTTTTCTGGATCTGTATTTACTATCGGAGGTTATCGTTTTACCAACTTTTTTTGTGACTTTTTGGGAGGGAATTCCCCCATTTTCCTTTGCCGTCTATCCGCCATGTAATTAGTAAACTATTTTAGAGCCTATTAAGTATAGTTCaatttcattactttttaaacatttcgTTTAACTTCTTGGCATTAGCTTTCTGAATCtgaatgaaaataaaaaaaatttttgctggacacATTGGACCTTTCGCTGCTTGTCCTTGAGTTTCAGTCTAAACGAACAAAgtaataaaaaagaagaaaagcgATGACATTTTTCTAACctaatttttattcaaaaaaaataaagctcATGCACAGTTTTTTTGCTTGTTGTATAAACCTATATACTGTGGCTCAtgtaaaaacaataatttaaatttaaacgtTTTTGTACTTTATAGTAAGCAGTTCTAACTTCTAAAATTATAAAGTTATAGATGTATAATCTATGGTTGTGGcacaaaaaataacagttttttacaGTTTTAACTAATTCGTTCTCGTTAGCAACTTATTTAAACCCTGCTATGGAACATGATAAATCCAGGTAattttatatcaacaattataacaGTTATGaaataattacaattttacaAAACAAGTCTAGCTAGTAGAGTCAgtcaaaaagaaaagaaatataccTACCCATAATATAGAAGGCTCCATGGGAAAAACAGGATAAgcaccaatttatttattttaggattttacaaaaatatagtaTATCTAACTGGTCCCTACAAAATGTATAAATTCTACATGGAAATAAGCTGTTAACTACCAAGGGCGCCCACAGGATATTTCCTCAGGGGGGGCAAAGggtattgaaacaaaaaatacaagaaaaattGTTTTGCTGTTTAAAACGCAACACGGTTAGTGTCAGTAAAATGTTacttaaataataattgaattctTCTGGTGTCCATCGCAAATAAATCAATTACTTTCTGCATGaagttttctttattttcttttatttttcttctgtGTACAGATAACAGGCATAGCCCACTTAGACGATTGTTCGACATCGTATTCCTTATCCAGGTCTTCACACGTTTGAGAGTGCTGTAAAAAAGTATCGAGGTTGTTATATTGTAATGTAAGTTTTAGAAGAACTGAAACACATGGATAAGAATATAACGTAATAAAATTATAGTTAGTTACCTGAATGATCGCTCGATGGTGCAAGTTGTTGGTGGCAGACAAAGAGCTATTTGGATGGCTCAAGAACCTCTATTAAGTTCAGTTTTTCCAAGGCTTTGGCATCTATCTCCGTGTTTTTCCAAAGGTCGAACCACAGAATTGATTGCTCCTTAAAGTTGTCTAACAATTCACAATACGTgctgtttatattgttaatagACTTTTCAAAATCTTCCTTAGAAAGATCTTTCATGATTTTAGGGTGCAGATTGAAAATTTCAAATGATGGTTTGTTTCTATCTGAAAACCTATCTTTCAACGATTGAACCAAAGAATCCAAATAAGGCAAGAAAATGGACTTTCTATAGTATTCGTTGATAGTCTGGGTAGAGTGATTTGGTCTGTGAACCTGTCTCGCAGCAACACGAGGACATGTGAGCTCGATTCCAAGCTTGTTTGCTGTTGTTTCAACATTTGCCATAATGTTATCAAACTCTTTTTCTCCATTTTGTCAGTCTGAACTGAATAGCTCAGTAaccttctgaatgtgttttgaTATCTTCAAAATATCTACACTGACACCTTGTAACATTTGCGTAATGATTTCTAACTTGGCAGAGTATTTGGCAATCACATGTAGACATATCACAAATGCTGTATTTGTAACTTCGCAATGAAGCTGGAAAGCTTTCTGCCTTGTGTCACGGTTACCTTCAGTCGATAGAGTCTGAAGTGCTTCAGCGATGCTAACAAACTGCTCACTAAACTTTcgaattactttatatttttcgGTCCATCtggtttcacatagtttttgaagagTTCCCACTATTGCCATTCTTTGGCCATTCTGCCGAAAAAATGTTATAACTTCTTTAACTGTGCCAGTTGTATTCCTGATTTGTGGTATGTCATTTAAATCATTGACTACTAAATTTAGCCGATGACTGGCGCAATGAAAATATAGAGCTTTTGGGTATTTCTCAGTTATTCTTTTATGTACTCCAGTTATTTCCCCAGCCATTGTACTACAACCATCACATCCTTGGCCAACTGCATTTTCCAAGTTCAAGCCCCAATTTGTTAATGTTAAAGTAATAGCATTTGCTATATGTTCAGCATCTAAACTTTTTAATGGGGTGAAACCAAGGAAGTCTTCTCTGATGCAATTTTCACTTTTATCAAAATATCTCACGCCCAAAGAGAGTTGCTATGTACCAGTAATGTCCATTGTTTCGTCtgctaaaatggaaaatatttcaTTATCATTGATTTTTGTAACTAACTCGTCTCTTAAAACCGTTGCACATAAATCAATGATCTCATTTTGTGTCCTATGGGAAATGTACATTGCATTTTTCGGCGCATTTTTCAGATGGTCTTCTAAAACAGAATCACCAGCTTCTTTCCTAAAATGTAAAAGGTTATTGAACACAGCATCCTCATTGGTATGACCTCTTAATGGTAAGTCATGTAGTGCACTAAACAAAATTGAAGAAACAATGGATTTTAGTTTCGCTCTGTTCGATTCAATTTGCTTGGCCAAACCATAATTTGCAAGACATTCAAcatttttcttttcatttttcatgACAGATATAAAGTTACTTGAGTTTTCAGATGCTTGTCTGTGCCATTCAGAGTTCATATGCGATTTCGCATTTTCATGAAACTTTCTGAAATTGGTGAATGGGCGATTTATAAAGCCGCTTTGATAACTACCATGGGTTACGCGGGGCCTAAACAGTACACACAACTTGCATAGCCCACCTTTAACTTCTTTTGAATAAGCTAACCAGGGGTACGTATTTAACCATTCATGGATAAATGGTCGTTTGCCATCGTCAATATCATACTTGAAATTGTAACATTTATCTGGCTTCCATGGGTTTGTTAACAAAGTAAATTTCAAGCGATCGTTCAAGCTACAAATTTTATTAGTATCAAGGTAGTTCCCAACATCCAAATTTAAACTGTCTTCAACAATCGCAAAATTATCCGATGCGGTGGCCGTTACAACGTTAGTTTCTCTTTGAGAGGCGGATACAGCTGACTCCAAGCTAGATGGCCCTGCTACAGCTAAATCATTTTGACTGCATACTATACTACTGTTTTCGGTACTGTTCGGTATGTCAGATCCATCATCAATTTTCAGCCGCTTGTTTGGCTTGTTAAAGAACTTCCTTATGTCCATTTTTCTACAAATACAGTAGGCTAATTAAATTGATGCATTCAATCAGCTAAGTGTTAGGTGTCAAATAAATTAACGCATTTAACCGGGGAGTAGGCAGATAAATGGACAGAATAAGACCAAATGGATAATTTAGttgcattgaaaaatatttttaaaaccttttagAGAAGTAAAAAATTCATCTAAgttaattaaaatttgtagattaAAATACCTACCTTGCACAGTTGAATATCTCAACTGCGATACAGGAATAACTTATTTTCTTAAAGTAGGAAGGGTACTTATAAAAAATGGTATTACTTCAAGcacaatttttgaaataaatattgtaattGTACTTCATAGACGCAAATGATgttattttaattcataaaaaagtaatttttaccTTTACACACAATAGATAACTACCTCGTAAAAATAAGCCTATTTTATTTAAGGTCAAGTGAGAAAtaaagtatattatataatacttacacgttgcacaaaaaacacttttaacacGTTAATATAAGTTCTATGAATAACAGTATATAAATTGTGAGCACTACCGTACTACTAGACGTATCAGATCGGCCGTTCAGCCCACCTATTTCATTTCTCAACTGGATAAGCCTAGACCGGACATCATCAGTGCATGCGGCATGCGCACCGAAAACGATGCGGTTCCATCCAAACATATGCGTCTCAGTCAGAAGGGATAAGGGATtgagaa
Proteins encoded in this window:
- the LOC126890362 gene encoding 52 kDa repressor of the inhibitor of the protein kinase-like; translation: MANVETTANKLGIELTCPRVAARQVHRPNHSTQTINEYYRKSIFLPYLDSLVQSLKDRFSDRNKPSFEIFNLHPKIMKDLSKEDFEKSINNINSTYCELLDNFKEQSILWFDLWKNTEIDAKALEKLNLIEVLEPSK